Sequence from the Brevinema andersonii genome:
TCTATCTTGTTTTTCCCTCCTAATACTGTTATATATTGAATACTGTTACTGCAAAACTAAATGTAAAAGATTGCAAAACTGAATGTCATATAACAATGAAAATAACAATAGAATTTTTCTATTGTGTAAGGAGAGTATTATGTCCCACTATATTAACGATGCCTGCATTAATTGTAGTTCATGTGAACCTGTATGTCCTGTGAATGCTATCAGTGAAGGAAATGGAGTTCGTGTGATCAATGAAGATACATGTATTGATTGCGATGCATGTACACCCATGTGTCCGGTCGATGCCATTCATATCAGATAATATTTTTGGTAAAAAGCCTCTAAGTATAACTTAGAGGCTTTTTTTAAATTTCTATGAATCACTCAAGATTTCCTTATATCCCCGCCGATTATTAAAGAGAAATGTTTTATTTCATCATATAGATAATCTTCGAGGAAATTTTTGTGAAAAAAATATACTTTTATTTTATTTTTATTAGTTGCTTTTTTGCACACTCATCTTACGGACAAACTTTCCTGCAAGCCCCCCAAGACGATACAGTATCCTCTATATGGGATAACCAAGACTATTTACCTCAGTCAATGATCCAACAAGTAGGAGCCGAAGCCTTAGGAAATTCAGGAATTGTAGCTCCTGTACTTCCTCCTGCACGGCAACGTATTAATATTCCAGGCGGGGAAACTATTATCCTCCCCATAGAGCAAACAGAAGGACCTTTGAATCTTTCCCCAAATGATGCAAAAGCCTACATTCTTTACAGCCGAGCAACCCTGGCATATAGAAACAGCGAATTCGAAAGCGCCCGGAAGTTGTACCGAGACCTTATCAGACGTTATCCGGATTCCAGTTACACGCCCTATGCATTATATACTTTATCACTATCCGAATCAGATTATCGAAAAAAAATTCGTATTCTCCTTACTATTAAAGAAAAGTTTACACAATTTGCCCACATGGATATCGTACTCAATGCTTTAGGTGATATTTATTACATTTTGGATGCTCAGGATGCAGCTAATGAAATTTTTGAAGAAGCAAAAACTCCCTATGCACACTATATGCGCGCTGTTTTAGCCATGGATGCCCGAAA
This genomic interval carries:
- a CDS encoding indolepyruvate ferredoxin oxidoreductase subunit alpha, with product MSHYINDACINCSSCEPVCPVNAISEGNGVRVINEDTCIDCDACTPMCPVDAIHIR